In Bacteroidales bacterium, the genomic window TCGATTACAAAGGATTTATCTTTATCGGCCTGATGAACCAAGAGGGTGATCCCTATGTGATTGAATACAATGTACGTATGGGAGATCCCGAAGCGGAAGTGGTACTGCCCCGGATCAAAACCGACTTTGTGGAACTGATGAAAGCTACTGCCGATGGAAACTTATCGGATATAAAGCTGGAACTGGACGATCGTACGGTAAGCACGGTGATGCTGGTTTCGGGGGGCTACCCGGGAGCTTATGAAAAGGGAAAGGAAATAACCGGACTCGACCAGGTGGAAGAGAGTATGGTTTTCCATGCAGGTACTAAACCGGAGGGCGATAAAGTGGTGACCAGCGGAGGCCGCGTGATGGCAGTCAGTTCGTACGGGACAACCATGAAAGAGGCACTGGACCAGTCTTACAGGAATGCCGGAAAGATCGGCTTTGAAGGAAAGTATTACCGCAGCGATATCGGATTCGATTTATGATTCTGCTGCGAATCTTTAAAAACAACCGCTTAACAGGAACAGTGGCCATTTTCCTGCTCCTGATTGCCATCTTTGTTCCCTCCTTCGTGGATCTCTTTCGTACAGGCGTATCCCGGGAGCTGATACCCCTGAGTGGCATGCCCTTTTACAAGCTGGTCTTTGGATCTATTCATAAAGTGCCGGTGCTGAGTCATCTCGTGGCCATGCTGCTCCTGTTGATGATCAGCTTTACGCTGATCCGGATCGGCATCCGCTACCCGTTGCTGCAACAGCGCTCACTGATGCCGGCCTTCTTTTTCATCCTGTTCGCCGCTTCCCTGCCGGCAGCCAGACAGGTAAGCCCGGCCCTGGTAGGCTCACTCTTCTATCTGATCTTCTATTCTGTTCTGTTTGAGGTACAGGAGGAAAAAGCGGATACACTATCGATTTTCGCGGCTTCTCTGATCCTGGTTCTGGGAAGTATGTTCTATCTGAAGCTGATCTGGTTTCTGCCCCTTATATGGATAAGCCTGTGGACCTTGCGTCCGGTGACCTGGAGGGAGCTTTTTTACCCGGTGGTGGCCTATGCGCTTTTAATTCTCATTCTGTTTACCTGGTTCTGGGGCATCCGGGATCAGGGAGCCGGTTTTGTGGATTTATTGCGGAAGAACTTCACCTTAAGCGGCAGCTTTCAGGCCTGGCATTATAGTGTTTATTTGCTCTATGGCTTTTTTCTGATGCTGGTGGCGATAGCCAGCATCTTTATGGCATATCGCTTTCAGACAATGAAAACCGTGGCTCAGAATATTTACCAGGTCCTGTTTTACATGTTTCTGGGGGGGATCCTCTTTTTTCTGTTCATCGGCCGCTTCGATCCTTCCGC contains:
- a CDS encoding DUF6427 family protein is translated as MILLRIFKNNRLTGTVAIFLLLIAIFVPSFVDLFRTGVSRELIPLSGMPFYKLVFGSIHKVPVLSHLVAMLLLLMISFTLIRIGIRYPLLQQRSLMPAFFFILFAASLPAARQVSPALVGSLFYLIFYSVLFEVQEEKADTLSIFAASLILVLGSMFYLKLIWFLPLIWISLWTLRPVTWRELFYPVVAYALLILILFTWFWGIRDQGAGFVDLLRKNFTLSGSFQAWHYSVYLLYGFFLMLVAIASIFMAYRFQTMKTVAQNIYQVLFYMFLGGILFFLFIGRFDPSALVFIAFPVAFVLSNFFHRKKNSWIHELVLWILLGLVVYVQWMV